From one Ignavibacteria bacterium genomic stretch:
- a CDS encoding thioredoxin family protein: protein MRFGVIPDNADARMTAARPVLLEFSTGWCGSCQTVDAVIRAWAEQEGRYFDVVRIDAEAYPAVTKIHHVYSVPTLILFQSGVECWRHSGVLTVRELREALRPYSTGKQKS from the coding sequence ATGAGATTCGGTGTAATACCTGATAATGCAGATGCGAGGATGACAGCTGCCAGACCAGTCCTTTTGGAGTTCTCTACCGGGTGGTGTGGTTCTTGCCAAACCGTTGATGCTGTTATTCGGGCATGGGCCGAACAGGAGGGACGGTATTTCGATGTGGTTCGGATTGATGCAGAAGCCTATCCCGCAGTGACAAAGATTCACCATGTGTACAGCGTCCCTACGCTGATTTTGTTCCAATCTGGCGTTGAGTGTTGGCGGCATTCCGGTGTGCTTACCGTGCGAGAGCTCCGTGAGGCATTACGGCCATACAGTACCGGCAAACAGAAATCGTGA
- a CDS encoding peroxiredoxin, producing the protein MSLVGKKAPSFTAAAVVNGGEVVSDFSLDQYLGSKHVVLFFYPMDFTFVCPTELHAFQDALKEFESRGVAVVACSTDTEQSHWGWLQVPKAQGGIQGVTYPIVADTSKTISMNYEVLEGEYEVDENGSIVATGSMVAYRGLFLIDKEGVIRHMLVNDMPLGRSVDEALRVVDALQFVEKHGEVCPANWSQGKSAMKATHSSTAEYLAKQ; encoded by the coding sequence ATGTCACTTGTCGGGAAAAAAGCGCCATCATTTACTGCTGCAGCAGTTGTTAATGGCGGCGAGGTAGTATCAGATTTTTCATTGGATCAGTATCTGGGTTCAAAGCATGTTGTGCTGTTTTTCTATCCAATGGACTTCACGTTTGTATGTCCGACTGAACTCCATGCGTTTCAGGATGCATTAAAAGAATTTGAATCACGGGGTGTAGCCGTTGTTGCATGCTCAACAGACACTGAACAGTCACATTGGGGCTGGTTGCAGGTACCGAAAGCTCAAGGCGGAATTCAGGGCGTAACCTATCCGATTGTTGCCGATACCAGCAAGACGATCTCGATGAATTACGAGGTCCTGGAGGGTGAGTATGAGGTTGACGAAAACGGAAGCATCGTTGCCACCGGATCCATGGTTGCTTATCGCGGTCTGTTTTTGATTGATAAAGAGGGTGTGATTCGACACATGCTTGTGAATGACATGCCCCTTGGGCGCAGTGTGGATGAGGCCCTGCGGGTAGTTGACGCATTGCAGTTTGTTGAAAAGCACGGTGAAGTATGTCCGGCGAACTGGTCGCAGGGCAAGAGCGCCATGAAGGCAACTCACAGCTCAACTGCCGAGTACCTGGCTAAGCAGTAA
- a CDS encoding methyltransferase domain-containing protein, whose amino-acid sequence MSDTELNNAAGVPGRDLDAAFWNERWRTGETGWDVGYATPPIKEYIQQYGNWDAAILIPGCGNAYEAEYLLERGFTNITLLDISHEACSRLKDKFAHSSAVNVMCGDFFLHTGQYDVIIEQTFFCAQLLERRTEYAQKVASLLKPGGRLIGVLFNRQFDRQGPPFGGTADEYTSVFQPYFTIHSMDPCYNSIGPRTGTELFINMQKK is encoded by the coding sequence ATGAGTGATACGGAGTTGAACAACGCTGCCGGTGTGCCCGGACGCGACCTTGATGCTGCCTTCTGGAATGAACGGTGGCGAACGGGTGAAACAGGTTGGGATGTTGGCTATGCCACTCCACCGATTAAAGAATACATACAGCAGTATGGAAATTGGGATGCCGCTATACTGATTCCTGGCTGCGGTAATGCGTACGAAGCAGAATATTTGTTGGAAAGGGGCTTCACCAATATTACACTGTTGGATATCTCGCACGAGGCTTGCTCACGGCTGAAGGATAAGTTTGCACACAGCTCTGCAGTCAATGTTATGTGTGGTGACTTTTTTTTACACACCGGGCAATATGATGTTATCATCGAGCAAACGTTTTTTTGTGCCCAGCTTCTTGAGCGTCGTACCGAATATGCACAAAAAGTTGCGTCACTCTTAAAACCCGGTGGCCGGCTTATTGGTGTATTGTTTAATCGTCAGTTCGACCGGCAGGGCCCACCATTCGGCGGTACTGCTGACGAATACACATCGGTATTTCAGCCGTATTTTACGATACATTCAATGGATCCGTGCTATAACAGCATTGGTCCGCGTACCGGTACAGAGTTGTTCATTAATATGCAGAAGAAGTAA